One window of Solwaraspora sp. WMMA2056 genomic DNA carries:
- a CDS encoding DUF5130 family protein, translating to MPGPFNTRQLLRLDEALRLADSATGLAFSIYVGEIEEPSREYAVTLHRQLTDPDASVLIAVSPNQRLLEIVTGAQARRRIPDRDAKLAALSMVASFGGGDLAGGLVSGIDQLASRAGKI from the coding sequence ATGCCGGGGCCGTTCAACACCCGGCAGCTGCTCCGCCTCGACGAGGCATTGCGGCTGGCGGACTCGGCGACCGGCCTGGCGTTCAGCATCTACGTCGGCGAGATCGAGGAGCCGTCCCGGGAGTACGCGGTGACCCTGCACCGGCAGCTCACCGACCCGGACGCCTCGGTGCTCATCGCCGTGTCGCCGAACCAGCGGCTGCTGGAGATCGTGACCGGCGCGCAGGCGCGCCGGCGGATCCCGGACCGCGACGCCAAGCTCGCCGCGCTGTCCATGGTGGCCTCCTTCGGCGGCGGCGACCTGGCCGGCGGCCTGGTCAGCGGCATCGACCAGTTGGCCTCGCGCGCCGGCAAGATCTGA
- a CDS encoding NAD(P)-dependent alcohol dehydrogenase, giving the protein MRAIQLTAPGTLELVEVPTPTPGPGEVLLTTAAVGACHSDLHILDAPAGVFPTPMTLGHEIAGRVAQLGPGVSGWSDGDAVAVYGILGCGRCRACLRGRENQCRTVPVGGVGLSRDGGLADHVVVPADRLLPLGGLDPVQAAPLTDAGLTPYHAISLSRDALRPGTCCVVIGIGGLGHMAVQILAATTAATIIAVDTRDTALRLAKQMGAHHTVQAGPAAVEQIRELTGPAPDGAEVVLDFVCGEATLDTARQVVATGGQLTLVGLGGGTLPVTPTAEGPPPVPFETDVIVPFWGTRAELAEVIALARQGLLRAEVQTFPLTETVQAYQQLREGKIHGRAVLVP; this is encoded by the coding sequence GAGGTGCCCACCCCGACCCCCGGTCCCGGCGAGGTGCTGCTGACCACGGCGGCCGTCGGCGCTTGCCACTCGGACCTGCACATCCTCGACGCGCCCGCCGGGGTCTTCCCCACCCCGATGACCCTTGGCCATGAGATCGCCGGCCGGGTCGCTCAGCTCGGCCCAGGGGTGAGCGGATGGTCCGACGGGGACGCCGTGGCGGTGTACGGAATCCTCGGCTGCGGGCGCTGCCGGGCCTGCCTGCGCGGGCGGGAGAACCAGTGCCGCACCGTACCGGTCGGCGGCGTCGGCCTCAGCCGCGACGGCGGCCTGGCCGACCACGTGGTGGTGCCGGCGGACCGGCTGCTGCCGCTGGGCGGGCTTGACCCGGTGCAGGCGGCGCCGTTGACCGACGCCGGGCTCACCCCGTACCACGCGATCTCACTGAGCCGCGACGCGCTCCGACCCGGCACCTGCTGCGTGGTCATCGGCATCGGTGGTCTCGGTCACATGGCCGTACAGATCCTCGCGGCGACCACCGCCGCGACGATCATCGCGGTGGACACCAGGGACACCGCGCTACGGCTGGCCAAACAGATGGGCGCGCACCACACCGTGCAGGCCGGGCCGGCGGCGGTCGAGCAGATCCGCGAACTGACCGGTCCGGCACCGGACGGTGCCGAGGTGGTCCTCGACTTCGTCTGCGGCGAGGCAACCCTCGACACGGCCCGTCAGGTCGTCGCCACCGGCGGGCAGCTCACTCTCGTCGGCCTCGGCGGCGGTACGCTGCCCGTCACACCGACCGCGGAAGGCCCGCCGCCAGTGCCGTTCGAGACCGACGTGATCGTCCCGTTCTGGGGCACCCGAGCCGAACTGGCCGAGGTGATCGCGCTCGCCCGGCAGGGTCTGCTCCGCGCCGAGGTGCAGACGTTCCCGCTGACCGAGACGGTCCAGGCGTACCAGCAGTTGCGTGAGGGCAAGATCCACGGTCGGGCCGTGCTGGTGCCCTGA